The following proteins come from a genomic window of Phnomibacter ginsenosidimutans:
- a CDS encoding HlyD family efflux transporter periplasmic adaptor subunit — protein sequence MATNNHDTESPLQAAAAVHTAPAMEDSFTALLSHRPPWLVRWGIVLFGALLGLLLAATWFIHYPDRVQATGTLMATHLPQELVVRTDGRLQHLFVSEGDSVPQGRLIAVMQSTANYEHLLRLQQMTDSLHHEMANANPTAALHWYHQFQEIAGSFRMGEVQADFQQLMAAIQTFTQYLQQGYYQQKMQMLRQDLAFLQAQQKILQQQQQLTQQDIALAADNFAASNKLANQQVIAPVELRNEQSKWVNKQLQGPQVSAALLNNNMQAHDKQKEIAQLNNEIAQQTEIFKQALQQWQAKLAAWQQQYLIVAPCNGRLSLNGFLQAGANMQRGQSIGSVVPPNAGYYVAVTLSQYNFGKLKIGQQARLRFTAYPYEEFGTVAAQLTGIKTLPTDSGYMGKLMLPNGLVTDKHIALSYRHGLQAQVDIVTDNRRLLQRLLDGIDKAVRR from the coding sequence TTGGCAACGAATAACCACGATACAGAAAGTCCGTTACAAGCCGCTGCGGCAGTGCATACCGCACCGGCGATGGAAGATTCGTTTACGGCCTTGCTGAGCCACCGGCCACCTTGGTTGGTACGCTGGGGCATCGTGTTGTTTGGGGCATTGCTGGGCTTACTACTGGCCGCTACCTGGTTCATACACTATCCCGACAGGGTGCAGGCTACGGGTACGCTTATGGCTACCCATTTGCCGCAAGAGCTGGTGGTGCGTACCGATGGCCGCCTGCAGCACCTGTTTGTGTCCGAAGGCGATAGTGTGCCACAAGGCCGGCTGATAGCTGTCATGCAAAGCACTGCAAATTATGAGCACCTGTTGCGGTTGCAGCAAATGACGGATAGCCTGCACCATGAAATGGCCAATGCCAACCCTACAGCAGCGCTGCATTGGTACCATCAATTCCAAGAAATAGCGGGCAGCTTTCGCATGGGTGAAGTGCAGGCCGATTTTCAACAACTGATGGCTGCGATACAAACCTTTACACAATACTTGCAGCAGGGGTACTATCAGCAAAAAATGCAGATGCTTCGTCAAGACCTTGCTTTTTTACAAGCACAGCAAAAAATACTGCAACAGCAGCAGCAACTTACGCAACAAGATATTGCCCTGGCAGCCGACAATTTTGCCGCCAGCAACAAATTGGCCAACCAGCAGGTAATAGCGCCGGTTGAGTTGCGCAACGAGCAGAGCAAATGGGTCAACAAACAACTGCAAGGCCCACAAGTTTCGGCAGCACTGCTCAACAACAACATGCAGGCCCACGATAAGCAAAAAGAAATAGCCCAACTGAACAACGAGATAGCCCAACAAACAGAAATTTTCAAACAGGCACTGCAGCAGTGGCAGGCTAAGCTGGCCGCATGGCAGCAGCAATACCTGATAGTGGCCCCCTGTAATGGGCGGCTGTCGCTGAACGGCTTTTTGCAAGCAGGTGCCAACATGCAGCGTGGCCAATCCATTGGGAGTGTAGTGCCGCCCAATGCGGGCTATTACGTAGCGGTCACGCTTTCGCAATACAACTTTGGCAAGCTAAAAATTGGTCAACAGGCAAGGCTGCGTTTTACCGCCTACCCGTATGAAGAATTTGGTACTGTAGCTGCCCAACTTACCGGCATTAAAACCCTGCCCACCGATAGTGGCTATATGGGCAAATTAATGCTGCCCAATGGCCTTGTTACGGATAAGCATATTGCCCTCAGCTACCGGCATGGCCTGCAAGCGCAGGTAGACATTGTAACCGATAACAGGCGCCTGCTTCAGCGGCTGCTGGATGGCATTGATAAAGCAGTACGGAGATAA
- a CDS encoding heavy metal translocating P-type ATPase, whose translation MEKIAWKVDGMTCANCALNINKTLANKGMTNISVNAISGDVSFETADTAVETELIKKIEGLGYKVHSGDAAHHHSHHSHEHGTMSKYMLRFWISLPFTLLLMLHMIPSVHLHWLMQPWVQFGLALPVFVIGMEYFGKSAFNSIRGGVPNMDVLITIGSFAAFAYSTYGLFTPKPEDFLFFETAASIITIVFFGNWLEDVSVNRTQKVIKELTKTQVVKANMIAYDDQHQEQVFQVDSTALRTGDLILIRTGEQVPADCKMLSGEADVSEALLSGEATPVLKKQGDVLVGGSVVVNGNLKAYVTAVGKDTVMSGIQEMMKKAQTEKPPVQQLADKISGIFIPIVLGIALLTLLGNFFIGDHTFKESLMRCVAVLVIACPCAMGLATPAAIAVGLGRAARYGILYTDVKRMELFKDIRQMVFDKTGTLTSGKFSIAAFAALEGDEAAFKKLVFSLEKFSNHPIAKSIADAWRSKDAFRLHDVEEVKGEGMKAADTDGNVYRIGSAKILKAAPAQLHSLYVTKNDVLIGWLDIEDEIRPEAKDVINYCKAQGITTILLSGDSVEKCAVVANALGIDVVHAAKSPAEKLQIIDELVASQTHRDGGRWHQRCTGASQSHHQCIIERSIATGHTKCRGGAYQPWIEKPAQSHAVG comes from the coding sequence ATGGAAAAAATAGCGTGGAAAGTAGATGGGATGACTTGTGCCAACTGTGCGTTGAACATCAACAAAACATTGGCGAATAAAGGCATGACCAATATTTCGGTGAATGCCATTAGTGGCGATGTAAGTTTTGAAACTGCAGACACCGCTGTAGAAACAGAACTGATAAAAAAAATAGAAGGACTGGGCTATAAAGTGCACAGTGGCGATGCGGCACACCACCATAGCCACCACAGTCACGAGCATGGCACTATGAGCAAGTATATGCTGCGCTTTTGGATAAGCTTACCTTTTACATTGCTGCTCATGTTGCACATGATTCCCAGTGTGCATTTGCACTGGCTGATGCAGCCCTGGGTGCAGTTTGGTTTGGCGCTGCCTGTGTTTGTAATAGGCATGGAATATTTTGGTAAAAGTGCTTTCAATTCTATTCGTGGCGGGGTACCCAATATGGATGTACTCATTACCATTGGTTCCTTTGCAGCCTTTGCTTACAGCACCTACGGATTGTTTACACCCAAGCCCGAAGACTTCCTGTTTTTCGAAACGGCTGCCAGCATCATCACCATCGTATTTTTTGGCAACTGGCTGGAAGATGTGAGTGTGAACCGTACCCAAAAAGTGATTAAAGAACTCACCAAAACGCAGGTCGTAAAAGCCAACATGATTGCCTACGACGATCAGCATCAGGAGCAGGTATTTCAGGTGGATAGCACGGCCTTACGTACCGGCGATTTGATTTTGATACGCACCGGTGAGCAAGTACCCGCCGACTGCAAAATGCTGAGTGGAGAAGCAGATGTGAGTGAAGCCTTGTTGAGTGGTGAAGCCACTCCCGTATTGAAAAAACAAGGCGATGTGTTGGTGGGTGGCAGTGTGGTGGTGAATGGTAACCTGAAAGCCTATGTAACGGCGGTGGGTAAAGACACGGTGATGAGCGGCATTCAGGAAATGATGAAGAAAGCACAGACAGAAAAACCACCGGTGCAACAGCTGGCTGATAAAATCAGCGGCATCTTTATTCCTATTGTGTTGGGCATTGCCTTGCTCACTTTGCTCGGCAACTTCTTCATTGGTGATCATACATTCAAAGAGAGCCTGATGCGCTGTGTAGCCGTGTTGGTGATTGCCTGCCCTTGTGCCATGGGCTTGGCTACGCCGGCTGCCATTGCAGTTGGCCTTGGCCGTGCAGCCCGCTACGGCATATTGTATACCGATGTAAAACGCATGGAGCTGTTCAAAGACATTCGCCAAATGGTGTTTGATAAAACAGGCACCCTTACATCGGGCAAGTTTTCCATTGCAGCATTTGCAGCACTCGAAGGCGATGAAGCTGCATTTAAAAAGCTGGTGTTTTCACTGGAAAAATTTTCCAATCACCCCATTGCCAAAAGCATTGCGGATGCCTGGCGCAGTAAGGATGCATTTCGCTTGCATGATGTAGAAGAAGTAAAAGGTGAGGGCATGAAAGCAGCCGACACCGATGGTAATGTGTACCGCATTGGTTCGGCTAAAATATTGAAAGCTGCACCTGCACAACTCCATAGTTTGTATGTTACCAAAAACGATGTACTCATTGGTTGGTTAGATATTGAAGATGAAATTAGGCCCGAGGCAAAAGACGTCATCAACTATTGCAAAGCACAAGGCATCACTACCATTTTGCTGAGTGGCGACAGTGTAGAAAAATGCGCTGTGGTAGCTAACGCACTGGGTATTGATGTAGTGCATGCGGCCAAAAGCCCTGCAGAAAAATTACAGATCATTGATGAACTGGTAGCAAGCCAAACCCACCGTGATGGTGGGCGATGGCATCAACGATGCACCGGCGCTAGCCAAAGCCACCATCAGTGTATCATTGAGCGAAGCATCGCAACTGGCCATACAAAGTGCAGGGGTGGTGCTTACCAGCCATGGATTGAAAAACCTGCCCAAAGCCATGCAGTTGGGTAA
- a CDS encoding TlpA family protein disulfide reductase, protein MRTLINHCIYCIFLFLSLSTGAQSGTFYAQISGSFSGLDSGTVQILSEDADDTLCQSVILAGHFKIQHQFATAKQYLWRITPGNWHFKAFVEPGNSTLHIDTTGAKRNGKGVNDPNAWALIWQVEQSGTPMATDYSRYLQQTRQQWFREQLLKAMAQQDIAVNKKNYTRLIDSLQKEAQQTQLLWIEQFMTTKPDVPSASFIILQYIMQAIQPDWTVCNRWFHQMKVDETPTYYYQQLKEKLLAQHNQSAGAMMPDVRLRQANHQPFSFSSLQGQYVLLDFWASWCGPCRKEIPAWKKIYEKYRPQGLEIVGISGDRYDKDWRKALAKEKMPWIQLIDSFPSKNQSAMLSDYFGIRLIPHYILLDKTGKVLLSTDDPALIRQNITQLIEKKD, encoded by the coding sequence ATGCGAACACTAATCAATCATTGCATTTATTGTATTTTCCTTTTTTTATCTCTTTCAACGGGGGCGCAATCGGGCACATTTTATGCTCAAATATCAGGTAGTTTCTCAGGCCTTGATAGTGGAACTGTTCAAATTTTATCGGAAGATGCTGATGACACTTTATGTCAATCTGTAATACTTGCAGGGCATTTTAAAATTCAACATCAGTTTGCTACAGCCAAGCAATATTTGTGGCGGATAACACCCGGTAACTGGCATTTTAAAGCATTTGTAGAACCAGGCAATAGCACATTACATATAGATACAACCGGTGCAAAAAGAAACGGTAAAGGTGTAAATGACCCCAATGCTTGGGCACTTATTTGGCAGGTGGAGCAAAGCGGCACACCTATGGCAACTGACTATAGCAGATACCTACAACAAACCCGGCAGCAATGGTTTAGGGAACAATTGCTAAAGGCAATGGCTCAACAAGACATAGCAGTAAATAAAAAAAACTACACCCGGTTGATAGATTCTCTACAAAAAGAAGCCCAACAAACTCAACTTCTTTGGATAGAGCAATTTATGACAACCAAACCTGACGTACCATCAGCGTCCTTTATCATCTTACAATACATCATGCAAGCAATCCAACCCGATTGGACTGTTTGCAACCGTTGGTTCCATCAAATGAAAGTTGATGAAACGCCAACATATTATTACCAACAATTGAAAGAAAAATTGCTGGCGCAGCACAATCAATCAGCTGGTGCAATGATGCCTGATGTCCGTTTACGCCAAGCAAATCATCAACCATTCTCTTTTAGTTCACTACAAGGCCAATACGTATTATTGGATTTTTGGGCCAGTTGGTGTGGACCATGTAGAAAAGAAATTCCTGCCTGGAAAAAAATCTATGAAAAATACCGGCCTCAAGGTTTAGAGATAGTGGGTATATCAGGCGACAGATATGATAAGGACTGGCGAAAGGCTTTAGCCAAAGAAAAAATGCCTTGGATACAACTGATAGACTCCTTCCCTTCAAAAAATCAAAGCGCCATGCTGTCTGATTATTTTGGTATTCGGCTCATTCCTCATTACATTTTACTTGATAAAACCGGTAAAGTTCTGTTGTCCACTGATGATCCCGCTCTAATCAGACAAAACATTACTCAACTCATAGAGAAAAAGGATTGA
- a CDS encoding TlpA family protein disulfide reductase: MQKNFIILLFVTSMSVACGYASNEKINQKDEVSEITKSYMTFWTYWNKEINLCSDFIAKDTSSNTLTKKRFTELLNTGNYIPIASFEADSLRVYQLFHLPEKVDENINETIKQMAKIELDHLKLEGKKMPQFHFTDINGTLITDSTFNENFIVAKTWFIKCGPCEKQLPHLNKIMDKYNTKNVRFISFADDEKDLLKEYRDLNELQFLIIPKQADYIRNTLGLQLYPSYILIDPNGIVLKVADNLDVIDDELEAHSDKLSFVPPPPAG; this comes from the coding sequence ATGCAAAAGAATTTCATCATACTGCTCTTCGTTACAAGTATGAGTGTAGCATGCGGATATGCGTCTAATGAAAAAATAAACCAGAAGGATGAAGTGAGTGAAATCACAAAATCTTATATGACATTTTGGACATATTGGAACAAAGAAATTAATTTATGCAGCGATTTTATAGCTAAAGACACTAGTAGTAATACATTGACTAAAAAGAGGTTTACAGAACTGTTGAATACTGGAAATTACATTCCGATAGCTTCTTTTGAAGCGGATAGTTTAAGGGTTTATCAATTGTTTCATTTGCCAGAGAAAGTGGATGAAAATATCAATGAGACTATTAAGCAAATGGCAAAAATTGAACTGGATCATTTAAAGCTTGAAGGAAAAAAAATGCCACAGTTTCATTTCACTGACATAAACGGAACGCTGATAACAGATAGTACTTTTAACGAAAACTTTATAGTTGCAAAAACTTGGTTTATAAAATGTGGTCCTTGTGAGAAACAACTTCCTCATTTAAATAAAATCATGGATAAATACAATACCAAAAACGTTCGATTTATCTCTTTTGCTGACGATGAAAAAGATTTATTAAAAGAATATAGAGATCTAAACGAATTACAATTCCTGATTATACCTAAACAGGCTGACTATATTCGAAATACATTAGGTCTTCAGCTTTATCCTTCTTATATCTTAATTGACCCCAATGGCATTGTTTTAAAAGTGGCTGATAATTTAGATGTAATTGATGATGAGTTAGAAGCCCATAGTGATAAACTTTCTTTTGTTCCACCACCCCCAGCAGGATAG
- a CDS encoding RecQ family ATP-dependent DNA helicase, translating to MSASIHSILQSTFGYDQFRPGQQAIIESVLDGNDTLALLPTGGGKSVCYQVPALAMPGICIVITPLIALMKDQVRQLHRRNVSALAIHSGMSFFEVKKAMDNAASGHFKFLYVSPERLQTNLFKEYLPAMDINLIAVDEAHCVSQWGYDFRPSYLQIAQLREELPTVPILALTASATPTVQQDIMEKLQFSMARKHFQQSFARPNVSFSAFALPQKINKLLQVLQSVPGTALVYCRNRKRTREIAELLQLQGIASSYYHAGLSSEERNSRQDAWIQNKVRVMVCTNAFGMGIDKPDVRAVIHMDVPDSLEAYYQEAGRVGRDGKRAYAVLLYSQEELDRLQQLPEQKFLPIAQIQNIYQQIGNYLQLPVGQGEQQYFGFDLTRFCETFQLDATQVMHALQTLQTAGYVSFAEQVFIPSRVQITAGRAYLEQLENDKPALEPLIKLLLRTYEGILDFPVSIREKQLASYLRISVEAVQQQLKQLAGYQALEYEPLRDTPQLYFLYNRVPAAQVVIDAALYAQRKALYKSQIAAMLEYARAEQQCRSSIIRRYFGDSDIADCGICDNCLAAKQQPASNEALQTAKASIVALLQKPVTSLQLRRSCLHISSQVFEAALQQLLEEELIVQTADGSFVQR from the coding sequence ATGTCTGCTTCCATTCATTCCATTTTACAATCTACTTTCGGGTACGATCAGTTTCGGCCGGGGCAGCAGGCCATTATAGAATCGGTACTCGATGGCAATGATACGCTGGCACTGCTGCCAACAGGTGGTGGCAAATCGGTTTGTTATCAGGTGCCAGCGCTGGCCATGCCTGGCATTTGCATCGTTATCACACCACTCATTGCCCTCATGAAAGATCAGGTGCGACAACTGCACCGGCGCAATGTATCGGCACTGGCTATCCATAGCGGCATGTCTTTTTTCGAAGTAAAGAAGGCGATGGATAATGCAGCCAGCGGTCACTTCAAATTTTTGTATGTATCGCCGGAGCGGTTGCAAACCAACCTCTTCAAAGAGTATCTGCCCGCCATGGACATCAACCTGATAGCCGTGGATGAAGCGCATTGCGTGTCGCAATGGGGCTACGATTTCAGACCCTCTTATTTACAAATTGCACAACTCCGCGAAGAGTTGCCTACCGTACCCATACTGGCACTTACGGCATCGGCCACGCCCACCGTGCAGCAAGACATCATGGAGAAGCTGCAATTCTCCATGGCCCGAAAACATTTTCAACAATCTTTTGCACGGCCCAATGTATCGTTCAGTGCATTTGCGCTGCCGCAAAAAATAAACAAGTTGCTGCAGGTGCTGCAGTCGGTGCCGGGTACGGCCTTGGTGTATTGCCGCAACCGAAAACGTACCCGTGAAATTGCAGAGTTGTTGCAGCTGCAAGGCATTGCATCCTCGTACTATCATGCGGGACTCAGCAGCGAAGAACGCAACAGTCGCCAAGATGCATGGATACAAAACAAAGTGCGGGTAATGGTATGTACCAATGCCTTTGGCATGGGCATCGACAAACCCGATGTACGGGCTGTGATACACATGGATGTGCCCGATAGTTTGGAAGCTTATTATCAGGAAGCGGGGCGTGTGGGCCGCGATGGTAAACGAGCCTATGCCGTGTTGCTGTACAGCCAGGAAGAGCTGGACAGGTTGCAACAATTGCCTGAGCAAAAGTTTTTGCCCATTGCACAAATACAAAACATTTACCAGCAGATAGGCAACTATTTGCAGCTACCTGTAGGGCAGGGTGAGCAACAATATTTCGGGTTCGATTTGACCCGTTTTTGCGAAACCTTTCAACTGGATGCTACCCAAGTGATGCATGCCCTGCAAACCTTGCAAACCGCCGGCTACGTTAGTTTTGCCGAACAGGTGTTCATTCCAAGTCGGGTGCAAATCACCGCAGGCCGGGCATATCTCGAACAGTTGGAAAACGACAAGCCTGCACTGGAGCCACTTATCAAACTGCTGCTGCGTACCTATGAAGGCATCCTCGATTTTCCGGTGAGTATCCGCGAAAAACAACTCGCTTCGTATTTACGCATTTCGGTAGAAGCTGTACAACAGCAATTGAAACAACTGGCGGGCTATCAGGCATTGGAATACGAACCCTTGCGGGATACACCACAACTGTATTTTTTATACAACCGTGTGCCCGCAGCACAGGTAGTGATTGATGCGGCATTGTATGCGCAACGCAAGGCGTTGTACAAATCGCAGATTGCAGCGATGCTGGAATATGCACGGGCTGAGCAGCAATGTCGGAGCAGCATTATCCGTCGGTATTTTGGCGATAGCGACATTGCTGATTGTGGTATTTGTGACAACTGCCTGGCGGCAAAGCAACAACCCGCCAGCAACGAAGCTTTGCAAACAGCTAAAGCCAGCATTGTAGCGCTGTTGCAAAAGCCTGTAACCTCATTGCAGTTGCGCCGCAGCTGCCTGCACATCAGCAGCCAGGTATTTGAAGCCGCCCTGCAGCAATTGCTGGAAGAAGAATTGATTGTGCAAACGGCGGATGGCAGTTTCGTACAGCGGTAA
- a CDS encoding class I SAM-dependent methyltransferase: MDAAKQQMFINRLSKVYKHIGKLARKQQVTCYRVYDHDLPEFPLCIEFYGDNLYIAEYKRNHGMTDEAHDDWMEACIETICSILSVQKENVFLKLRQRKPGRLGQYQKVDAQQHEFAVSENGLQFIVNLSDYLDTGLFLDHRLTRQMVREQCAGKKVLNLFAYTGSFSVYAAAGGASYVETVDLSKTYLAWAERNLQLNGFTDEHKYKIVHADVLQYLQSIPAQSFDLIVMDPPTFSNSKRMEDFLDIQRDHVRLINQCLQALTPGGVLYFSTNFRRFQLAADELQAAYIKDITRATTPFDFEGKLFRWCYKLHKAE; this comes from the coding sequence ATGGATGCCGCCAAACAACAAATGTTTATCAACCGCCTGAGCAAAGTGTACAAGCATATAGGCAAGCTGGCCCGCAAGCAGCAGGTGACTTGCTACCGGGTGTACGACCACGACCTGCCCGAGTTTCCGCTGTGCATAGAGTTTTATGGCGACAACCTGTACATAGCCGAGTACAAACGCAACCACGGCATGACCGATGAAGCCCACGACGATTGGATGGAAGCTTGCATCGAAACCATTTGCAGCATTCTGAGTGTGCAAAAGGAAAATGTGTTTTTGAAACTGCGCCAACGCAAGCCGGGGCGGTTGGGCCAATACCAAAAAGTAGATGCACAGCAACATGAGTTTGCTGTTTCAGAAAACGGATTGCAGTTCATCGTCAATCTCAGTGATTACCTCGATACAGGTTTGTTTCTCGACCATCGGCTGACCCGTCAAATGGTGCGGGAGCAATGTGCAGGCAAAAAGGTGTTGAACCTGTTTGCCTACACCGGTTCGTTCAGCGTGTATGCGGCTGCAGGTGGCGCCAGCTATGTAGAAACCGTTGACCTCAGCAAAACCTACCTGGCCTGGGCAGAACGCAATTTGCAACTGAACGGTTTTACTGATGAACACAAATACAAGATCGTTCATGCTGATGTGCTGCAGTATTTGCAAAGCATTCCTGCGCAATCTTTCGATTTGATTGTGATGGACCCGCCTACGTTTAGCAACAGCAAACGTATGGAAGATTTCCTCGACATACAGCGGGATCATGTGCGGCTCATCAACCAATGTTTGCAGGCGCTTACGCCGGGAGGCGTGTTGTATTTCAGCACCAATTTCCGCCGGTTTCAACTGGCTGCCGATGAGCTACAGGCAGCATACATCAAAGACATTACCCGTGCCACCACGCCATTCGATTTTGAAGGCAAATTGTTTCGCTGGTGCTACAAGCTGCACAAGGCGGAATGA
- the tsaE gene encoding tRNA (adenosine(37)-N6)-threonylcarbamoyltransferase complex ATPase subunit type 1 TsaE: MELLYQQHEIQKAAQWLLQQAGHRKVLAFFAPMGAGKTTLSAALLQLLGSSDHAGSPTFSIINEYALPNGETLYHMDWYRLRDEEEAIAAGVEDALYSGHRCLVEWPEKAPGLLPPDTLSVRIEPVDEESRRLVVLAEQ, from the coding sequence ATGGAACTGCTGTACCAACAACATGAAATACAGAAAGCTGCACAATGGCTGCTGCAGCAGGCAGGCCACCGCAAAGTGCTGGCTTTTTTTGCGCCCATGGGTGCGGGCAAAACCACGCTGAGTGCTGCGCTGTTGCAACTGCTGGGCAGCTCCGACCATGCGGGCAGCCCCACCTTTTCCATTATCAATGAATACGCCCTTCCCAATGGCGAAACCTTGTACCACATGGATTGGTACCGCCTTCGGGATGAAGAAGAAGCCATCGCTGCCGGTGTAGAAGATGCACTGTACAGTGGCCACCGCTGCCTGGTAGAGTGGCCCGAAAAAGCCCCCGGCCTGTTGCCGCCCGATACACTTTCGGTACGCATTGAGCCGGTGGATGAAGAAAGCCGTCGCCTCGTTGTGCTGGCAGAACAGTAA
- a CDS encoding type II toxin-antitoxin system VapC family toxin, translating to MSGSKFLADTNILLYILDANEAVRPFLEDELYVSEISVIELLGLKGITQKQSAIRQALLDTCTIVYLNEAIRSLAISMKQQKVIKVPDAIIAASALQMGLPLLTADKGFKKIQQLPLLLIEP from the coding sequence ATGAGTGGAAGTAAGTTTCTTGCCGACACCAACATTTTGCTCTACATATTGGATGCGAACGAAGCTGTTCGTCCCTTTTTAGAGGATGAGTTGTATGTATCAGAAATTTCAGTGATTGAGTTGCTGGGATTAAAAGGCATTACTCAAAAGCAATCAGCTATCCGACAAGCATTATTAGATACATGCACTATCGTTTATTTGAATGAAGCCATTCGCAGTTTGGCTATATCCATGAAACAACAGAAAGTGATAAAAGTGCCTGATGCCATTATTGCCGCTTCGGCTTTACAAATGGGGTTGCCACTGTTGACAGCTGATAAGGGTTTCAAAAAAATTCAACAACTGCCTCTCTTATTGATTGAGCCCTGA